In Caulobacter sp. X, the sequence TCCTCTCCCTGTGGGAGAGGTGTCGGCCCGAAGGGACGACGGAGAGGGGAGCGCAGCTGAATCTCAGCTCCACGCCCCCCTCCGGTCGCTGCCGCGACCACCTCCCCCACAGGGGGAGGATCTGAAGCGCGGCCGCTCGCCACCCATCTCAGACGCCCGAGAAGTCCGCTCTTGGCGCCAGCGCTCTGAGCGTCCTCCTCATTCCGCCGCGGGAACGAATGCCTGCTGCGCGGCCGCCAGCAGGCGCTTCCGCTCCGCCTCGCCGCGGTAGAGGAAGTCGTACGGCAACCCCAGCCGGACGCTGGCCTGGCAAGGCGGCGCACTTCGGATCGCGATCCTGTCGGCCAGCTTGCCGGCCGCCTTCAGCGCCAGGCCGTCGGCCAGGCCAAGGTCGTACTCCGGGCCCAGCGCCAGCTTCCGCCGGACGATTGGCGGCAGCAGCGAGACCGAGGCGCGCGCCAGGGCCCGGTGCAGGATCTTCGGCGCGTTGGGCGCGGCCTTGCCGGACTGGATGATGCCCAGGAACTCCTCGACGATCGGGTGTGGCTCGAAGCGCGGCGCGAGCCGCTCCATCATCGCCATGAAATCGGCTTGGGAGCTGGGCGAATAGCGCACGCCATACAGCCGGGCGATCGGATGGGCCTCAAGATAGAATTGCGTCTTCTCGGCCTCGCTCAGCGGCGTGACGAAGCGGTCATAGGCGTTGAGGAAGCCGTAGGCGGCGGTGGCGCTGACCCAGTCCAGCAATTCGGGGTCCAGCGCGCGATAGGCCTCGCCCTTGGGGGTGTCGCCGGACACCCGCGCATGCATGTTGGTCACGCCCTGGATGACCCGTCGCGCCGCCGCCTGCGGGCCGTAGACCCCGACCATCGCCGCGACGCCGGTCCGCTTGGAGCGCCCGATCGGGTCGGCCTTGTAGGTCGAGTGATCCCAGACCCCCGAGCGGATCCGGGCGTCGGCGAACTCCAGCAGAACGGCGGCCACGCCGCCGACCGCCAGGGCGATCGGGTTCTTGTAGACCCGCCAGTGGACCGAGTTCGGCTCCAGATAGGCGGGCGCGCCCGGCGGGTTGGCGTAGTCGATCTTCCAGCCCAGGTACGAGGACGGTTCGGCCATGCGCGATCTCCTTTAGGGAAGAACGTCGGCGTGGGCGATCATCCCCGCAACCTGTCAGATCCGATAGGGAAACTAGGCTGCGGCCTTCAGGGGCGCGGCGCCGGCGCCCGTCTTGCGGCCGAACTCCATCACCCCGTCGTCCACCTTGCCAAAGCGCAGGGTCATCAGGTCCAGCGCGTAGTTCTGATGCGCCTTCCACGGGGCCTTGGGGCCCTGTTTGGGGAACATGCCGATGGAGCGGGTGACGTAGCCCGACGAGAAGTCCAGCCAAGGCGCGATCGGCATGTTCCGGTCATCGACGCGCGGGACGCAGTAGTCCGTGCGCGTGCGGTCCATCTGCTTGAGCAGGCGGCAGATGTATTCGCTGGTCAGGTCCGCCTTCAGCGTCCAGCTGGCGTTGGTGTAGCCGAACGCCGAGGCCAGGTTCGGCACGTCGCTGAACATCATGCCCTTGTAGCTGAAGGCCTTCGACAGGTCCGCGACCTTGCCGTCGACCACGACCTCCATGCCGCCCAGCAGCTGCAATTGCAGGCCGGTGGCGGTGACGACCACGTCGGCCTTCAGGGTCTTGCCCGACTTCAGCAGGATGCCGTCCTCGGTGAAGCTCTCGATCTGGTCGGTGACGACCGAGCTCTGGCCAGACTTGATCGAGTCGAACAGGTCAGCGTCCGGCACCAGGCACAGGCGCTGGTCCCAGGGATTGTACTTGGGCGTGAAGTGGGTGGCGACGTCGTAGTCCGGGCCCAGCTGCTCGCGGACCAGGTCCAGCAGGCGCTCCTTGGTCTTTTCCGGCTTCTTGCGGGCCAGGTTGAAGAACAGCAGCTGCAGGATGACGTTCTTCCACCGGGTGATGCCATAGGCGGTCATGGCCGGCAGCTTGGTCCGCAGCCAGTTGGCCAGGCCGTCCTCGGCCGGGCGCGAGACCACATAGGTCGGCGAGCGCTGCAGCATGACGACGTGGGCGGCCGTCTTGGCCATCTCGGGCACCAGCGTCACGGCGGTCGCGCCGCTGCCGATCACCACCACCTGCTTGCCGGCGTAGTCGAGATCCTCGGGCCAGTGCTGCGGATGGACGATGCGGCCCTTGAAGCGCTCGGTCCCGGCGAACTCCGGCGTATAGCCCGCCGAATAACGGTAGTAGCCAGAGCACATGTAGAGGAAGCCGCAGCTGTACTGGACGATCTGGCCGTCGTGCTCGGCCTCGACGGTCCAGGTGGCGGTCTCGCTGGACCAGCTGGCGCGCTTGACCTTGTGCTGGAAGCGGATGTGGCGGTCGATGTCGTTCTCGCGCGCGGTCTCGCGCACATAGGACAGAATCGAGGGCCCGTCGGCGATCGCCTTGGCCGCCTTCCACGGCTTGAAGCTGTAGCCCAGGGTGTACATGTCGCTGTCGGAGCGGATGCCAGGATAGCGGAACAGGTCCCAGGTGCCGCCGATCGCCTCGCGTCCTTCCAGGATCGCGTAGGTCTTGCCGGGGCAGTGCTTGCGAAGGTGATAGGCCGCGCCGATGCCTGAGAGGCCGGCGCCGACAATCAGCACGTCAACGTGTTCCATCAGATTTCCGCCCCGGTTCGACGCCCGACGGTTGATCCGGCGTGGCGATAGGTGAACAGTGTTCAGGAACAAAACGACCGTTTTGACCGAACGTCAACCGCCATGACGCCTCAGCTTGGGGGCTCGTGCGGGTTTTGATTGCGTACGGAAGGGGCGGAGGCTTAAGCGGTAACTCATGTCTTTGCGCGACTTCGGCCTTCTGGTCCTGATCTGCCTGGCCTGGGCGGGCAGCAACATCGTCTCGAAGCTGGTCGTGGCGCACTGGGGCGTGCCGCCGCTGTACTACGCGGCTGTCCGTTTCGCGCTGGTGGCGGCCATCACGCTGCCTTGGCTGTTGCCCGCGCCGAGGCCGACCTGGCGCATGGTGCTGGTGGGCCTCTTGATGGGCGGCGGCAATTTCGCGCTGCTGTTCATGGGCCTGACCACCGCCTCGCCCTCGGCGGCGGCGGTGGTGATCCAGTTGGGCGTGCCGTTCACCACCGTGCTGTCGGTGCTGATGCTGGGCGAGCGCATCCGCTGGCGGCGCGGCGTCGGCATAGCGCTCACCCTGCTGGGCGCCGTCGTGGTGATGTGGAGCCCGCATGGCTTTGAGCTGTCGCCCGGCCTCTGGCTGATCGTCGCGGCGGCCTTCACCGGCTCGCTGGGCGCGGTGATGATGAAGCAGATCGAGGGCGTCAAACCGCTGCAGTTCCAGGCCTGGGTGGGCTTTTCCTCGCTGTGGCCGCTGGGGCTGATGAGCGCGGTGATGGAGCCGGGACAGATCGCGGCGGGCCTCCACGCCGGCTGGCCCTTCCTCGCGGCGGTGGTGTTTTCGGCCCTGGTGGTTTCGGTCCTGGCCCATACGGCCTATTACGGCCTGATCCAGCGCTATGAGGCCAATCTGATCGCGCCGCTGACCCTGATGACGCCGCTCTTCACGATCGGCATGGGCGTGGTGGTCACTCACGACCACTTCGATCTGCGGATGGGGATCGGCGCGGCCCTGGCGCTGCTCGGCGTTCTGATCATCGCGCTTCGGCGGAATCAGGTCATGCCGCTGCTGATGTCGATCCGGAACCGCGTCCAATGAGCCTGTCCCTTATCGAGGCCCCGTCGCCCAACTTCGACGCCCGCAAGGCCGTGCCCGACATGGTCGTCCTGCACTATACGGGCATGGAAACCGGCGAGGGCGCGATCGAGCGGCTGCGCGATCCCGACGCCAAGGTCTCGGCGCACTATTGCGTCGAGGAAGACGGCCGGATCTTCCGCCTGGTCCCTGAAGAGCGTCGGGCCTGGCACGCCGGCGCGGCCTTCTGGAAGGGCGTCAAGGACATCAACTCGGCCTCGATCGGCATCGAGATCGTCAATCCCGGACACGAGTTCGGCTATCGCCCGTTCCCCGACGCCCAGATCGCGTCCGTGATCAACCTGCTGGCCGACGTGCGCTCGCGCTGGATGATCCCCGACAGCCGCATCCTAGGTCACTCCGACGTCGCACCGGCCCGCAAGGTCGATCCCGGCGAGCTCTTCCCCTGGAAGCGCCTGTCCGAGAGCGGCCACGGCTTGTGGATCGAGCCCGCGCCTTCGCCCGGCGCCCCGCTGGGCCAGGGCGAGGAGGGGACCGGCGTCTTCGCGCTGCAAGCCGGCCTGACGCGCCTGGGCTTCGACTGCGCCCCGACCGGCCAGTACGACGAATGGACCACGACCGTCGTCGCGGCCTTCCAGCGCCACTGGCTGCAAAGCCGCTTCGATGGCGTCGCCGACGGCGAGACCCGGGCCCGCCTAGTCGGCCTGCTGCGCGCGGCGGCCGACTGATGCATCCCGCTCCGGCCTTCCACGTCGAGGACCGCGCGGTCCTGCTCGACTTCCTGCGGGCGCATCCGTTCGTGACGATCGCCGCCAGCGTCGGCGGGCGGCCGATGGTCGCCCAGTCGCCGGTCGTGATCCGCGAGCTGGACGGCGAGATCGCCCTCGACTTCCACCTGTCGCGCGGCAACGTGCTGACGCCGCACCTGACGCAGGGCTTTCGCGCGGTGGTGCTGGCGAGCGGCCTGGACGCCTACATCAGCCCCGACTGGTACGAGAGCGCCGACCAGGTCCCGACCTGGAATTACCAGTCCGTCGAGGCCGAGGGCTCGGTCGCGCCGCTGAACGAGGCGGAGCTGATCGCTCTGCTCGACGACCTGTCCGCCCAGGAAGAGGCGCGGCTTCTCCCGAAGACGCCCTGGACCCGCGACAAGATGAAGGCCGGCAAGTTCGAAGCGATGCTGCGCGGCATCATGGGCGGGCGCTTGTTCGTCGAGCGGCTGGAAGGGACCTTCAAGCTCTCGCAGAACAAGGCCGACGCCGACCGCCTGGGCGCGGCCAAGGGGCTGGGCAAGCATCCGATCGCCAAGCTGATGCGGTTGACCTGAGGCGGTTCCCCCGTCAAACACCGTCCCGGACCAGATGGTCGGGCGGTCGCGTCGTCTTCGGACGCCGAGGAAAGTCCGGGCTCCACGGTGACAAGGCGGTGGGTAACGCCCACCGGGAGCGATCCCAGGGATAGCGCCACAGAAAGCAAACCGCCTTCCTTTCGAGGACGGTAAGGGTGAAAGGGTGGGGTAAGAGCCCACCGCGGACCTGGTGACAGGGACGGCATGGCAAGCCCCGCCTGGAGCAAGACCGAATAGGGACCCCGCGCCGACCTCGCGTCGGATAGGCCGTCACTGGCTGAGAGGGTCCGGGTAGGTCGCGAGAGCCGTCCAGCAATGGCCGGCCTAGAGGAATGATCGTCGCCGTCCTTTCGGGGGCGGAACAGAACCCGGCTTACAGATCATCTGGTCCCCTTTTAGTTCCTTCCCCGCGACGCGGGGGAGGTGGCCCGGAGGGTCGGAGGGGGCTAACGCGGCGTTCGCCCAGCTCGCCCCTTCAGTCGCTCCGCGACAGCTCCCCCGCATCGCGGGGGAGCATCGCTCTTCCTTGCCTCCCAATGGGCTCAACTGATACCGCGCACGCCGTTCACTGAACAGTTCTGTGTATGTTCTGTTGATTAACTTCCGGGTTCAGTGGAACGCCGGTGCGACACCTTTGAAATCTCGATGAAATGGCATTCGGTGTCATTGTATCCCAATTCATCCCATGTTAACCCAATTGCGTCGGGGCGATGTGGCGGGTCGCCGACCGACGTGGATCTGGCGGGGTTCGGCTTCGTGTTTCTCTCGACCTTCGAGAAACAGCTCGACAGCAAGCGGCGCATTGTTGTGCCGCAGGAATTCCGCGCGGCCGTCTCCGGCATGTTCGACGGCATCTTCTGCTTCCCCTCCATCGAGGCCGACTGCCTGGAGGCGGGCGGCAAGGCCTTGTTCGATCGCTATGTGGGCGTGATCGAGGAGCTGCCGTTCGGCGATCCGACGCGCTCGGCGCTGGAGCTCAGCGTGCTGGGCGGCATGGCCAAGCTGTCATTTGATACGGCTGGTCGCATTACCTTACCCGACCATTTGTGCGAAATGTGCGGCCTCACGGACTGGGTTGCTGTCGTCGGTATGGGTGAGCGTTTCCAGATTTGGTCCCGCGAGGCTTTCCAGGCCCATCGCGCGGCGCAGCGCGACCTGGCGCGCGAAGGTCTGGCCGCCCTGCGCGCCCAGCAGCGCGCCGCTCGACTGGGCGTCGTGTCGTGAGCGCCGCGCCACACATCTCGGTCCTGCTTGACGAAGTGGTCGAGGCGCTGGGCGCCGGTCCCGGCGACGTCGTCGTGGACGGCACCTTCGGCGCGGGCGGCTACACCCGCGCGGTGCTGGCCACGGGCGCCAGCGTCATCGGCTTCGATCGCGACCCGACCGTCCGCCAATTCGCCGAAGGCCTGCCCGCCGACCGCTTCCGCCTGGTCCAGGCCCGGTTCTCCGAGATGTTGGACGAGCTGGGTCCGGAGTCGGTCGACGGGGTGATGCTGGACCTCGGCGTCTCGTCGATGCAGCTGGACCAGGCCGAGCGCGGCTTTTCGTTCATGCGCGACGGGCCGCTGGACATGCGGATGGGCGATGCGGGCCCGACCGCCGCCGATTTGGTCAACACGCTGGATCACGCCGAGCTGGCCAAGATCCTCTACGTTTATGGCGAGGAGCACGCCTCCCGCCGCATCGCCAGCTTCATCATCCGTCGCCGTGAGGAAAAGCCGTTCGAGCGCACGCTGGACCTGGCCGAGGTGATCGAGCGCGCCGTCGGCGGCCGCAAGGGCGCCAAGGTCCATCCGGCCACGCGCTCGTTCCAGGGGCTGCGGATCGCGGTCAATGACGAGCTGGGCGAGCTGGAGGCGGGTCTCGTCGCCGCCGAAAAAGTGCTCAAGCCGGGCGGCCGCCTGGTCGTCGTGACCTTCCATTCGCTGGAGGACCGCATCGTCAAGGCGTTCCTGGCCGAGCGGGCGGGGAAGACGCCCGGCGGCTCGCGCCACGCGCCGCCGGTGCAGGCCGGCGCGGCGCCCAGCTTCCAGCTGATCTCGAACAAGGCGATCGCGCCGGGCGAGGCGGAGTTGGCGGTAAACCCGCGCGCGCGCTCGTCCAAGCTGCGCGCGGCCGTGCGCACGGAAGCCCCCGTCTGGGAGGCCGCCGCATGAGCTTCATGGAGCTCTTCAATAAGCGGGTGCGCGGCTTTCGGGTCGTCGAGGTCGTCGGCCTCGGCATCCTGCTGACCCTGGTCACCAGCGTCTATCTGGCCAAGACCTTCGCCGGCCGCGAGCGCCAGGAGATCGCCCGCATCCAGCAGGAGATCGACGACGAGGCGGTGCGCAAGCGCTTGCTGGAGGCCGAGGTGGCCCATCTGGAGCAGCCCCGCCGCATCGAGCAACTGGCGCAGATGATGCAGCTGCAGCCTATCGCCCCGGATCACGAGATCACCGAGGACGCCCTGATCGACGTCGCCCGCCGCCGCGAGCTGCCGCGCGCGCCCGTCACGGCGGTTCCTGAAGCCACCGACGCCCTGGCCGCCGACGCGCCCGAGGCTCTGCCGGACGAGGTCCCGCCGCCTCCGCCGCCTCCCGCCGGAGGTCCGCGATGAGCCTGTCGAACCTCGGTCCCGGCGGCTTCCATTCTCCGGCCTGGCGCTGGCTGGTCGAGCGCGTCTGGCGGCTGGAGCACGCGTTCGAGCGCTCGCGCGCCGCGGCCAAGCCGCAGGACGACACCCGCATTCGCATCTTCCTGGTGATGGTGTTCTTCGGGCTGTGCTTCGTCGGCGTGGGCCTGGGCGCGGGCTGGGCGGCGCTGTTCTCGAACGCCGGGCGCGGCAACGGCTACGCCCAAGGCGCGGACGGCGCGCGCGGCGATCTGGTTGACCGCAACGGCAAGCTGCTGGCCGTCGACCTGGCCCACTACGCCCTTTACGTCGATCCGCGCGAGATCTGGGACACCAAGGAGACTCGCCGCGCCCTGGGCCGCGCGCTGCCGCAGGTGCCGGCCAAGCGCCTGGACAAGATCGTGTTCGGCGATCACCGCACCTTCGTCGTCGGCGGCCTGACGCCGGACGAGAAGGACGCCATCTTCAATCTGGGCCTGCCAGGCGTCTCGTTCGAGGAGCAGGAGCGGCGGATGTATCCGCTGGGCCCGACGGCCGCGCATCTGGTCGGCTTCGTCGACAGCGGCGGCAAGGGCTTGGCCGGCGCCGAGCGCGCGCTGGACGATCCGATCCGCAAGGCCGTGGGCGGCGACGGCGGCGGCCCGGTCCAGCTGTCGATCGACGTCCGCGTGCAGGCCGCGCTCGAGGACGAGCTGCGCAAGGCCGCCGCCGAGTTCACGCCGAAGGGCGCCGTTGGCCTTGTGACCAATGTCCACACCGGCGAGATCCTGGGCTTGGCCAGCCTGCCGGACTACGACGCCAACAAGGCCGGCGAGGCGACCGACGATCAGCGCCTCAACCGCGCCGCGGCCTCGGTCTACGAAATGGGCTCGACCTTCAAGGCGTTCACGGTCGCGATCGGCCTGGACACCGGGGTGGCGACCCCCGCCTCGACCTTCGACGCCCGCGAGCCCTACAAGCTGGGCTACCGCACGATCCACGACTACCACGCGGCCAAGGCCATCCTGACCCTGGTCGAGGTGTTCAAGCACTCGTCGAACATTGGCACCGCCATGCTGGCCGAGAAGATCGGCGGCGAGCGCCTGTCGCGCTACTTCACGGCCCTGGGCCTGACCAAGCCGGCCAAGGTCGAGCTGATGGAGTCCGCGCGCCCGCTGACGCCGCGCAAGTGGGACATGGACGCGGTGGCCTCCACCTCGTTCGGCCACGGCATGAACGTCAGTCCTCTGGCCCTGGCCCAGGCGATGGGCGCACTGCTGAACGGCGGCAAGATGCTGCCGCTCACCATCAAGAAGATGCCCGACGGCGTGCGTCCGGAAGGGACGCGCGTGCTCTCGGAAGCCACCTCGGCCGAGATGCTGAAGATCATGCGCGCCAACGTCATCCCGGGCGAGGGCGGCAGCGGCGGCAAGGCCGACGTGCCCGGCCTGTCGGTCGGCGGCAAGACCGGCACCGGCGAGAAGTACGACCCCTCGATCCGCGGCTACAACCACCAGCGCCAGGTCTCGTCGTTCGCGGCGGTGTTCCCGACCGACGGTCCGCTGGAGGCCGATCGCTACTTTGTCCTGATCCTGATGGACGAGCCGCATGGCACGGCCGCCTCTTACGGCTTCTCGACTGGCGGCTGGGTCGGCGCGCCGGCGGCCGGCAAGGTCATCGAGCGCATCGCGCCGTTCCTTGGCGTGCAGAGAAAGCAGGACCTGGTGACCCTCGCCGCTCCTAACAAGAACGCCGCTCCGGAGGCGGGCCTATGACCAAGCGTCTGTCCGAACTGTTCAACCGCTCCTTCGCCAACGACCCGGTGATCGCCGGCGTCACCGCCGACAGCCGCAAGGTCACCGCCGGCTGGCTGTTCGCCGCCCTGCCGGGGACCAAGGTCGACGGTCGCGACTTCGCGCAGGGCGCGGTCGCCAAGGGCGCCGCCGCCATCCTGGCCCCCGAGGGCGGCCTTGAAGGCA encodes:
- the rsmH gene encoding 16S rRNA (cytosine(1402)-N(4))-methyltransferase RsmH, whose translation is MSAAPHISVLLDEVVEALGAGPGDVVVDGTFGAGGYTRAVLATGASVIGFDRDPTVRQFAEGLPADRFRLVQARFSEMLDELGPESVDGVMLDLGVSSMQLDQAERGFSFMRDGPLDMRMGDAGPTAADLVNTLDHAELAKILYVYGEEHASRRIASFIIRRREEKPFERTLDLAEVIERAVGGRKGAKVHPATRSFQGLRIAVNDELGELEAGLVAAEKVLKPGGRLVVVTFHSLEDRIVKAFLAERAGKTPGGSRHAPPVQAGAAPSFQLISNKAIAPGEAELAVNPRARSSKLRAAVRTEAPVWEAAA
- a CDS encoding oxygenase MpaB family protein; translation: MAEPSSYLGWKIDYANPPGAPAYLEPNSVHWRVYKNPIALAVGGVAAVLLEFADARIRSGVWDHSTYKADPIGRSKRTGVAAMVGVYGPQAAARRVIQGVTNMHARVSGDTPKGEAYRALDPELLDWVSATAAYGFLNAYDRFVTPLSEAEKTQFYLEAHPIARLYGVRYSPSSQADFMAMMERLAPRFEPHPIVEEFLGIIQSGKAAPNAPKILHRALARASVSLLPPIVRRKLALGPEYDLGLADGLALKAAGKLADRIAIRSAPPCQASVRLGLPYDFLYRGEAERKRLLAAAQQAFVPAAE
- a CDS encoding penicillin-binding protein 2, with the protein product MSLSNLGPGGFHSPAWRWLVERVWRLEHAFERSRAAAKPQDDTRIRIFLVMVFFGLCFVGVGLGAGWAALFSNAGRGNGYAQGADGARGDLVDRNGKLLAVDLAHYALYVDPREIWDTKETRRALGRALPQVPAKRLDKIVFGDHRTFVVGGLTPDEKDAIFNLGLPGVSFEEQERRMYPLGPTAAHLVGFVDSGGKGLAGAERALDDPIRKAVGGDGGGPVQLSIDVRVQAALEDELRKAAAEFTPKGAVGLVTNVHTGEILGLASLPDYDANKAGEATDDQRLNRAAASVYEMGSTFKAFTVAIGLDTGVATPASTFDAREPYKLGYRTIHDYHAAKAILTLVEVFKHSSNIGTAMLAEKIGGERLSRYFTALGLTKPAKVELMESARPLTPRKWDMDAVASTSFGHGMNVSPLALAQAMGALLNGGKMLPLTIKKMPDGVRPEGTRVLSEATSAEMLKIMRANVIPGEGGSGGKADVPGLSVGGKTGTGEKYDPSIRGYNHQRQVSSFAAVFPTDGPLEADRYFVLILMDEPHGTAASYGFSTGGWVGAPAAGKVIERIAPFLGVQRKQDLVTLAAPNKNAAPEAGL
- a CDS encoding N-acetylmuramoyl-L-alanine amidase; protein product: MSLSLIEAPSPNFDARKAVPDMVVLHYTGMETGEGAIERLRDPDAKVSAHYCVEEDGRIFRLVPEERRAWHAGAAFWKGVKDINSASIGIEIVNPGHEFGYRPFPDAQIASVINLLADVRSRWMIPDSRILGHSDVAPARKVDPGELFPWKRLSESGHGLWIEPAPSPGAPLGQGEEGTGVFALQAGLTRLGFDCAPTGQYDEWTTTVVAAFQRHWLQSRFDGVADGETRARLVGLLRAAAD
- a CDS encoding DMT family transporter, with the translated sequence MSLRDFGLLVLICLAWAGSNIVSKLVVAHWGVPPLYYAAVRFALVAAITLPWLLPAPRPTWRMVLVGLLMGGGNFALLFMGLTTASPSAAAVVIQLGVPFTTVLSVLMLGERIRWRRGVGIALTLLGAVVVMWSPHGFELSPGLWLIVAAAFTGSLGAVMMKQIEGVKPLQFQAWVGFSSLWPLGLMSAVMEPGQIAAGLHAGWPFLAAVVFSALVVSVLAHTAYYGLIQRYEANLIAPLTLMTPLFTIGMGVVVTHDHFDLRMGIGAALALLGVLIIALRRNQVMPLLMSIRNRVQ
- a CDS encoding NAD(P)/FAD-dependent oxidoreductase, yielding MEHVDVLIVGAGLSGIGAAYHLRKHCPGKTYAILEGREAIGGTWDLFRYPGIRSDSDMYTLGYSFKPWKAAKAIADGPSILSYVRETARENDIDRHIRFQHKVKRASWSSETATWTVEAEHDGQIVQYSCGFLYMCSGYYRYSAGYTPEFAGTERFKGRIVHPQHWPEDLDYAGKQVVVIGSGATAVTLVPEMAKTAAHVVMLQRSPTYVVSRPAEDGLANWLRTKLPAMTAYGITRWKNVILQLLFFNLARKKPEKTKERLLDLVREQLGPDYDVATHFTPKYNPWDQRLCLVPDADLFDSIKSGQSSVVTDQIESFTEDGILLKSGKTLKADVVVTATGLQLQLLGGMEVVVDGKVADLSKAFSYKGMMFSDVPNLASAFGYTNASWTLKADLTSEYICRLLKQMDRTRTDYCVPRVDDRNMPIAPWLDFSSGYVTRSIGMFPKQGPKAPWKAHQNYALDLMTLRFGKVDDGVMEFGRKTGAGAAPLKAAA
- a CDS encoding FMN-binding negative transcriptional regulator, with protein sequence MHPAPAFHVEDRAVLLDFLRAHPFVTIAASVGGRPMVAQSPVVIRELDGEIALDFHLSRGNVLTPHLTQGFRAVVLASGLDAYISPDWYESADQVPTWNYQSVEAEGSVAPLNEAELIALLDDLSAQEEARLLPKTPWTRDKMKAGKFEAMLRGIMGGRLFVERLEGTFKLSQNKADADRLGAAKGLGKHPIAKLMRLT
- a CDS encoding division/cell wall cluster transcriptional repressor MraZ, whose protein sequence is MFLSTFEKQLDSKRRIVVPQEFRAAVSGMFDGIFCFPSIEADCLEAGGKALFDRYVGVIEELPFGDPTRSALELSVLGGMAKLSFDTAGRITLPDHLCEMCGLTDWVAVVGMGERFQIWSREAFQAHRAAQRDLAREGLAALRAQQRAARLGVVS
- a CDS encoding cell division protein; this translates as MSFMELFNKRVRGFRVVEVVGLGILLTLVTSVYLAKTFAGRERQEIARIQQEIDDEAVRKRLLEAEVAHLEQPRRIEQLAQMMQLQPIAPDHEITEDALIDVARRRELPRAPVTAVPEATDALAADAPEALPDEVPPPPPPPAGGPR